From the genome of Alosa alosa isolate M-15738 ecotype Scorff River chromosome 18, AALO_Geno_1.1, whole genome shotgun sequence, one region includes:
- the LOC125311673 gene encoding protein FAM53B-like — protein sequence MVILYSKTLEIKKGVDNHEPSTMSKGTALFSCSSVEGERWLALAGGCVQPESVHQEGGLWEALPAPPQPAVRTAASALTHLIQDLSLDEARASALPHIHTHGHTHSNAAAPPSKRQCRSLSSDELMWGSGVGPGSRSSFSLSSSSPWRPQGSRVWSWVEKRRWHSGPPMQRSSSVSLPSRAHTHAHTHHHHHSHGRSHTLPLDLQPMATTPLLLPLCHTDADAAGAGPQLGTEARAERGQGPLPRSRSQPCVLSEKKVAGMKRRRADEHSSQEARPSLDLAKMTQKQHFHSLSCPRFSFFETCHSPVDPPPSIIPSHSETTRTCPSGLGAGFGRGLHQRGGDGDGDSSNEEEDTDSACSVGSRCDTPNRGEEEEDEEEDEEHGTFWKGSSRAEEKDALCELDGELDIEQIERN from the exons cATGAGCCCAGCACCATGAGCAAAGGGACCGCACTCTTCTCCTGCAGCTCAGTGg agggAGAGCGTTGGCTGGCCCTGGCAGGCGGCTGTGTCCAGCCTGAGAGTGTCCACCAGGAGGGAGGATTATGGGAGGCTCTGCCCGCTCCCCCCCAGCCTGCAGTCCGCACGGCCGCCAGCGCGCTCACACACCTCATCCAGGACCTGAGCCTGGACGAGGCCCGTGCCTCGGccctcccacacatacacacacacggccacacacacagcaacgcGGCAGCGCCGCCCTCCAAGCGCCAATGCCGCTCGCTGTCCTCCGATGAGCTGATGTGGGGGAGTGGAGTGGGACCGGGCAGCCGCTCGTCCTTCTCGTTGTCGTCGTCGTCTCCGTGGCGACCGCAGGGCTCGCGTGTCTGGTCGTGGGTGGAGAAGCGGCGCTGGCACAGCGGGCCGCCCATGCAGCGGAGCTCTAGCGTCAGCCTGCcctcgcgcgcacacacacacgcacacacacaccaccaccaccactcccacGGCCGCTCGCACACACTCCCACTGGACCTGCAGCCCATGGCCACcacgccgctgctgctgccgctctgCCACACGGACGCGGACGCTGCCGGCGCCGGACCGCAGCTGGGGACCGAGGCCAGGGCCGAAAGGGGTCAGGGGCCGTTGCCACGGAGCCGCTCGCAGCCCTGCGTGCTGAGCGAGAAGAAGGTGGCGGGGATGAAGAGGAGGCGAGCGGACGAGCACAGTAGCCAGGAGGCCAGACCCTCACTGGACCTGGCCAAAATGACccag AAACAGCACTTCCACAGTTTGAGCTGCCCGAGGTTCTCATTCTTTGAGACTTGTCACTCACCTGTTGACCCGCCCCCTTCCATCATTCCCAGTCACTCAGAGACCACGCGCACCTGCCCGTCTGGCTTAGGGGCTGGATTTGGGCGGGGCTTGCACCAGAGAGGCGGTGATGGGGATGGGGATTCGTCCAATGAGGAAGAAGACACCGACTCGGCCTGTAGCGTGGGCTCAAGGTGTGACACCcctaacaggggcgaggaagaggaggatgaggaagaagatGAGGAGCATGGAACATTCTGGAAAGGCAGCAGCAGGGCGGAGGAGAAAGACGCATTGTGTGAGTTGGATGGAGAGCTGGATATCGAACAGATTGAGAGGAACTGA